The region CTTATATTTACTGATATTGCTCGGTTGTCTTATTTATTTTCGAATTATTAAAAAATCAAATGCTTTGGAAAAAATTAAAATTTTAAGAAAAATGAAAAATGTTTTTAAAAAAATTAAAATTTTAAGAAAAATGAAAAAAAACCAAAGACAAGTCTAGTTTAACTTATCGTTAAAAATTAGAAAGGTTATTTTTTAAAGTCGTTTTTTTATAAAATAATAATTATGAAAAAAATTTTAACTTTCGTTCTTTGTTTATTTTTAGCAGTATTTTTGGTGGGAAATTTTACTATGGCGCAGGAACAGAATCAGCAACAAAGTCAAATACAGACACAGGCATCAACAAACACGCCGACAGGAAGTCAAAATCAGGTTCAGACAGAAGAGACCAATCGTGAAAGAACATCTAATCAAGGAGAAGAATATAAATTGCGCGTTACAAATACCATTCAGAATTTAACACAGACAGCAGAAAAAATTGAAGAAAATAATCCTGAGATTGGTGAGAATGTGAAAGAAATGATTCAAGAACAGACAAGATCAGTGGAGAGTGTGTCAGAAGCACTTAACAGAATACAAAACAGAAACTTAATATTGAGATTTTTAATTGGTCCTGATTATAATGAGATTAAAAAAATAAAGGGAGAGATTGAGAAAAATAGACTTAGAATTCAAGAGCTTAATCAGGTTATGAATCAATTACAAAATGAAGGTCAAGAGAAAGAAATCCAAGAACAAATACAGCTTCTTGAACAGGAAAATACAAATTTAAAAGAGTTAATTGAAGAAACAGAAGGAAGGTTCAGTCTTTTTGGCTGGTTAGTAAGATTTTTCCAGGGACAATAAGAATATTTAATAAGTTTTTAGAACAAAGACCCAAGATATTTTTGGGTTTTTGTTTTTCTGATATAATTTAAAAAACATGACAAAAAAAATTCCAGAAAAAAAGATAAAAATTACTCTTTTGATTTTAGGTGTTTTTTTATCTTTAATTATAATTTTGGGTTGTTTTTATATATCAAAAAATATTGAAATAGATAATAAGGATTATTTTTTTCGTCCAAGAAAAGAAGACAAGGTTAGCTCGGTTATAAAAAATTTTGGTATTAAAATTGATAAAATTAATGTTTTTGCCCCTATTGTAAAAAATGTAGATGGTGCAAATAAAAATATTTATAAAAGAGAATTGAAAAAAGGAGTTGCTCATATGAAAGGCACGGCGTTTCCCGGCGAGGGAAGTAATATTTTTATTTTCGGACATTCGAGTTCTGAAATAGGATGGGGTAAATATGCAAAAATTTTTGCAAAACTTGGAGAGTTAAAAGTTGGAGAAAATATTATTATTTACTATAAAAATAAAAAATATCATTATGAAGTTTTTGATAAAGAAATAATTGAAAAAACAGAAATTAGCGTTACAAAGCCGACGAAAAAAGAACAACTAACCTTAATGACTTGTTGGCCGATAGGGACTGCAAAGAAAAGATTAATAATAAAAGCCAAATTGCCGGATTAGAGTATTTTCCAAAGTCAAAACAAAAAAACAGCTTTTTTTAAAAA is a window of Candidatus Paceibacterota bacterium DNA encoding:
- a CDS encoding class D sortase: MTKKIPEKKIKITLLILGVFLSLIIILGCFYISKNIEIDNKDYFFRPRKEDKVSSVIKNFGIKIDKINVFAPIVKNVDGANKNIYKRELKKGVAHMKGTAFPGEGSNIFIFGHSSSEIGWGKYAKIFAKLGELKVGENIIIYYKNKKYHYEVFDKEIIEKTEISVTKPTKKEQLTLMTCWPIGTAKKRLIIKAKLPD